The following proteins are co-located in the Silene latifolia isolate original U9 population chromosome 1, ASM4854445v1, whole genome shotgun sequence genome:
- the LOC141617224 gene encoding putative lipid-binding protein AIR1, translating into MGSNTKAVAAMMLVNLAMFAFVTANATYIPGTTTPCPTLDICAQIPLVGVTLGYQAGTPCCSLISGLVAANAQVCICTGLVGSLLGSTLGGLLGLGGLLGGLLSTADLNKELAVLINACNIPNFTCP; encoded by the coding sequence ATGGGGTCCAACACTAAGGCAGTAGCAGCAATGATGCTAGTAAACCTAGCCATGTTTGCATTTGTGACCGCAAATGCAACATATATACCAGGTACAACAACACCGTGCCCAACACTCGACATCTGTGCACAGATACCGTTGGTGGGTGTTACTTTGGGTTACCAAGCCGGAACTCCTTGTTGTAGCCTTATTAGTGGGCTTGTGGCTGCTAATGCACAAGTCTGCATCTGCACCGGCCTCGTTGGTTCCCTTCTTGGTTCCACCCTTGGTGGCCTTCTTGGCCTCGGTGGCCTTCTTGGCGGTTTACTTAGCACCGCCGATCTTAACAAAGAGCTCGCTGTTCTCATCAATGCCTGTAACATCCCCAACTTCACCTGCCCTTGA
- the LOC141617892 gene encoding putative lipid-binding protein AIR1, with translation MGSNTKAVAAMMLVNLAMFAFVTANATYIPGTTTPCPALDVCVQIPLVGVTLGSQAGTPCCSLISGLVAANAQVCICTGLVGSLLGSTLGGLLGLGGLLGGLLSTADLNKELAVLINACNIPNFTCP, from the coding sequence ATGGGGTCCAACACCAAGGCAGTAGCAGCAATGATGCTAGTAAACCTAGCCATGTTTGCATTTGTGACCGCAAATGCAACATATATACCAGGAACAACAACACCGTGCCCAGCACTCGACGTATGTGTACAGATACCGTTGGTGGGTGTTACTTTGGGTTCCCAAGCCGGGACTCCTTGTTGTTCCCTTATCAGTGGGCTTGTGGCTGCTAATGCACAAGTCTGTATCTGCACCGGCCTCGTTGGTTCCCTTCTTGGTTCCACCCTTGGTGGCCTTCTTGGCCTCGGTGGCCTTCTTGGCGGTTTACTTAGCACCGCCGATCTTAACAAAGAGCTCGCTGTTCTCATCAATGCCTGTAACATCCCCAACTTCACCTGCCCTTGA